The proteins below come from a single Agrococcus beijingensis genomic window:
- the rplQ gene encoding 50S ribosomal protein L17, translating into MPQPTKGPRLGGGPAHERLLLANLAAALFTHKSIKTTETKAKRLRPIAERLITFAKRGDLHARRRVLAVIGDKGVVHELFTEIAPLVAEREGGYTRITKLGYRKGDNAPMAQIELVLEPVQKKPSKSKAAAAASSAAADQEAAEAKAEEAKADEAEAAETQVESTEAEQAEVAADEASAEAANAEAVEAQDVAQDAATGAASKENTQRDGK; encoded by the coding sequence ATGCCCCAGCCCACCAAGGGTCCCCGCCTCGGAGGCGGTCCTGCGCACGAGCGCCTGCTGCTCGCGAACCTCGCGGCCGCGCTGTTCACGCACAAGTCGATCAAGACGACCGAGACGAAGGCCAAGCGCCTCCGTCCGATCGCCGAGCGCCTCATCACGTTCGCGAAGCGCGGCGACCTGCACGCGCGCCGTCGCGTGCTCGCCGTGATCGGTGACAAGGGCGTCGTGCACGAGCTCTTCACCGAGATCGCTCCGCTGGTCGCCGAGCGCGAGGGCGGCTACACCCGCATCACGAAGCTCGGCTACCGCAAGGGCGACAACGCGCCCATGGCGCAGATCGAGCTCGTGCTCGAGCCCGTGCAGAAGAAGCCGTCGAAGTCGAAGGCCGCCGCTGCCGCATCGTCGGCTGCCGCCGACCAGGAGGCCGCTGAGGCGAAGGCCGAGGAGGCCAAGGCTGACGAGGCCGAGGCAGCCGAGACGCAGGTCGAGTCGACCGAGGCCGAGCAGGCCGAGGTCGCCGCTGACGAGGCGTCGGCCGAGGCCGCGAACGCCGAGGCCGTCGAGGCACAGGACGTGGCGCAGGACGCCGCGACCGGCGCCGCCTCGAAGGAGAACACGCAGCGCGACGGCAAGTAG